From one Dermacentor silvarum isolate Dsil-2018 chromosome 3, BIME_Dsil_1.4, whole genome shotgun sequence genomic stretch:
- the LOC119446217 gene encoding uncharacterized protein LOC119446217 isoform X2: protein MTTLKGHSGSILDLDFNANGKYLATSADGRSSQRAVQGHNNWHKSSSVGGRTTTTAPRGPPSPLEGAWRLPLCADDLYHQLLRYRLTPQELYRCGYPRPCPDEPGRAVWLQADAASADSSRKTCCRCGSSFVITPGGEYYANDLCTFHTGRRGVAEFTCCGATGDEPGCEHSDYHVCAQGARGERDAPARGFVRTRPRHGVAGGVYALDCEMCFTIRGLEVAKVSVVGSNGATVYDSYVRPGSPVLDYNTAFSGVHGRPPAKRAHHAAGRAGRAPAPVHRLDGARRPRPRERPARPQDPARHRGRHGRRVPAPPGPAVPSLAALAGRRVPEPGRPGRAARTRQCRGRAGLHGAHAVEGRPGPEAARATEPRRRRAPHAAVALVVSFFVVVVLRARV, encoded by the coding sequence GTCGCTCCTCTCAGCGTGCCGTCCAGGGCCACAACAACTGGCACAAGTCCTCCTCCGTCGGAGGACGCACGACCACGACGGCTCCCCGGGGTCCTCCGAGCCCGCTGGAGGGCGCCTGGCGCCTTCCCCTGTGCGCCGACGACCTGTACCACCAGCTGCTGCGCTACAGGCTGACGCCTCAGGAACTGTACCGCTGCGGCTACCCGCGGCCGTGCCCCGACGAGCCCGGCCGCGCCGTGTGGCTGCAAGCGGACGCCGCGTCGGCCGACTCGAGCCGCAAGACCTGTTGCCGCTGCGGCTCGTCGTTCGTCATCACGCCCGGCGGCGAGTACTACGCCAACGACCTGTGCACCTTCCACACGGGCCGCCGCGGCGTCGCCGAGTTCACGTGCTGCGGCGCCACGGGCGACGAGCCCGGCTGCGAGCACTCCGACTACCACGTGTGCGCGCAGGGGGCGCGCGGCGAGCGAGACGCGCCGGCGCGGGGGTTTGTGCGCACGCGTCCGCGGCACGGTGTCGCCGGCGGCGTGTACGCGCTCGACTGCGAGATGTGCTTCACCATCCGGGGACTCGAGGTGGCCAAGGTGAGCGTGGTCGGCTCGAACGGCGCCACCGTGTACGACTCGTACGTGCGGCCGGGCAGCCCCGTGCTCGACTACAACACGGCGTTCAGCGGCGTTCACGGCCGACCACCTGCGAAACGTGCGCACCACGCTGCAGGACGTGCAGGCCGTGCTCCTGCGCCTGTTCACCGCCTCGACGGTGCTCGTCGGCCACGGCCTCGAGAACGACCTGCGCGGCCTCAAGATCCTGCACGACACCGTGGTCGACACGGCCGTCGTGTTCCCGCACCACCGGGGCCTGCCGTTCCGTCGCTCGCTGCGCTCGCTGGTCGGCGCGTACCTGAACCGGGACGTCCAGGACGGGCCGCGAGGACACGACAGTGTCGAGGACGCGCGGGCCTGCATGGAGCTCATGCTGTGGAAGGCCGGCCGGGACCAGAAGCTGCGCGAGCGACGGAGCCGCGGCGCCGGCGGGCGCCTCATGCAGCCGTCGCTCTAGTGGTGTCTTTCTTCGTCGTTGTTGtgctgcgcgcgcgcgtgtga